One genomic region from Mastacembelus armatus chromosome 21, fMasArm1.2, whole genome shotgun sequence encodes:
- the faima gene encoding fas apoptotic inhibitory molecule a, whose product MSSDLAAVWEVALSDGVHRIEFEHGTTTGKRVIYVDGKEIVRRDWMFKLVGKETFSVGKSDTKATINIDAVSGFAYEYTLEINGKSLKKYMENRSKVTSTWVLNLDGTDCRVVLEKDTMDVWCNGQKTETAGEFVDDGTETHFTLGDHNCCVKAVSSGKRRDGIIHTLLVDGTEIAECTE is encoded by the exons ATGTCCAGTGACCTTGCTGCTGTGTGGGAAGTGGCACTGAGTGATGGGGTGCACAGAATAGAGTTCGAACATGGCACGACCACTGGAAAGAGGGTTATCTACGTCGATGGAAAG GAGATAGTGAGACGGGACTGGATGTTCAAACTTGTGGGGAAGGAGACATTCAGTGTGGGCAAGTCGGACACTAAAGCAACCATAAACATTGATGCAGTCAGTGGTTTTGCTTACGAGTACACGTTGGAGATCAATGGGAAGAGCTTGAAGAAATATATGGAGAACAGATCAAAGGTCACCAGCACCTGGGTGCTCAACTTGGATGGCACTGACTGCAGGGTGGTCCTGG AGAAAGACACGATGGATGTTTGGTGTAATGGGCAAAAGACTGAAACTGCA GGGGAGTTTGTAGATGATGGCACAGAGACACATTTCACGCTCGGAGACCATAACTGCTGTGTGAAGGCTGTGAGCAGTGGGAAGAGACGCGACGGGATCATTCACACGCTGCTCGTCGATGGCACAGAGATAGCTGAATGCACAGAGTGA
- the cxcr2 gene encoding C-X-C chemokine receptor type 2, which translates to MKLQLFIISALKYLVLTSQEEGQLVTEGFNLDNDIFSSIYNSTIGVDDGEASAPCSVKLPGFSSLALMIIYMIVFLFSLVGNSVVVYVVCWMKKGRASTDIYLMHLAMADLLFCLTLPFWAVDAHSGWIFGNFLCKVLSGFQEASLYSGVFLLACISVDRYFAIVRATRVLSSHHLLVKVVCSVVWLAAGILSLPVAIRRESMQAEDLDQTICYENLTGESSNQWRVSMRVLRHTMGFFLPLVVMAVCYGWTMVTLFHTRNQQKQKAMRVIMAVVLAFILCWMPYNITVLIDTLIRGKSLEVETCETLYRVEVMQNVTQVLAFLHCAVNPVLYAFIGEKFRNQLLLSLYKHGLISKRLQMAYRKGSVNSVGSVRSRNTSVTM; encoded by the exons ATGAAGTTACAACTTTTCATCATTAGTGCTTTGAAGTATTTGGTGCTAACCAGTCAAGAAGAAGGACAACTG GTAACAGAGGGATTTAACCTGGATAATGATATCTTCAGTTCCATCTACAATTCTACAATTGGTGTTGATGATGGTGAAGCATCTGCTCCTTGCAGTGTAAAACTACCTGGATTTAGTAGCCTGGCCCTGATGATCATCTACATGATTGTGTTTCTCTTCAGCCTTGTAGGCAACAGTGTAGTTGTCTATGTGGTTTGCTGGATGAAGAAAGGTAGAGCCAGCACAGATATCTACTTGATGCACCTGGCAATGGCAGACCTCCTCTTCTGTCTTACTCTTCCTTTCTGGGCTGTCGATGCTCATTCTGGTTGGATCTTTGGCAACTTCCTGTGCAAAGTCCTGTCAGGCTTTCAGGAGGCCTCACTGTACAGTGGTGTCTTCCTGCTGGCGTGTATCAGTGTGGACCGTTACTTTGCTATTGTGAGAGCTACACGTGTCCTGTCCTCCCACCACCTGTTAGTGAAAGTGGTGTGCAGTGTAGTGTGGCTGGCGGCTGGGATACTGTCCTTACCTGTGGCAATCCGGAGAGAGAGCATGCAGGCTGAAGATCTCGACCAGACCATTTGCTACGAAAACCTAACCGGTGAAAGCAGCAACCAGTGGCGTGTTAGCATGCGTGTTCTGCGCCATACAATGGGGTTTTTTCTGCCACTGGTGGTGATGGCTGTCTGTTATGGCTGGACTATGGTGACACTGTTTCACACACGTAACCAACAAAAGCAGAAGGCCATGCGCGTCATCATGGCAGTGGTGTTGGCATTTATTCTTTGCTGGATGCCTTACAACATTACTGTACTTATCGACACTCTCATAAGAGGCAAATCACTTGAAGTGGAGACATGTGAAACTCTGTACAGAGTAGAAGTGATGCAAAATGTGACCCAAGTGTTGGCCTTCTTGCACTGTGCGGTGAACCCAGTGCTGTACGCCTTCATTGGGGAGAAGTTCCGTAACCAGCTGCTCTTATCTCTTTACAAACATGGCCTCATTAGTAAGAGGCTCCAGATGGCTTACAGAAAAGGTTCTGTCAACAGTGTAGGAAGCGTCAGGTCTAGAAACACCTCTGTTACAATGTGA